A region from the Brassica napus cultivar Da-Ae chromosome C8, Da-Ae, whole genome shotgun sequence genome encodes:
- the LOC106416298 gene encoding GLABRA2 expression modulator, which yields MEPAKVDSDAKTVKDPNPNPSPSADPKAADQGPAKKVGEDANAEIALSEVEIETKGIDPAAAQAEAQPPARTSSGSKKSVHWSPELVSGSQEPDQKSASSYPAGSNPYIARSPAETSDASLKDTMESVKGALGRWGRRVAEAAKKTESLAGNTWQHLRTAPSFADAAMGRIAQSTKVLAEGGYEKIFRQTFETVPEEQLLNSFACYLSTSAGPVMGVLYISSAKLAYCSDNPLSYKNGGQTEWSYYKVVIPLHQLKAVNPSTSIVNPAEKYIQVISVDNHEFWFMGFLNYEGAVTSLQEALQAGGGLRSV from the exons ATGGAGCCGGCGAAGGTAGATTCCGATGCGAAGACTGTCAAGGATCCGAATCCGAACCCGTCTCCGAGCGCCGATCCGAAAGCCGCGGATCAAGGACCGGCGAAGAAGGTAGGCGAGGACGCGAACGCCGAGATCGCCTTGTCGGAGGTCGAAATCGAGACGAAAGGGATCGATCCAGCAGCGGCGCAGGCGGAAGCGCAGCCGCCGGCGAGGACGTCGTCTGGATCGAAGAAATCGGTGCATTGGAGCCCCGAGCTGGTGTCCGGGTCTCAGGAGCCGGATCAGAAGTCCGCTTCGTCGTACCCGGCGGGATCTAATCCGTATATCGCTCGTTCTCCGGCTGAGACGTCGGATGCTTCGTTGAAAG ATACGATGGAGTCTGTGAAAGGAGCGCTCGGGAGATGGGGAAGGAGGGTTGCTGAAGCTGCTAAGAAGACGGAGAGCCTTGCCGGCAACACGTGGCAGCACC TGAGAACTGCTCCGAGTTTTGCGGATGCTGCTATGGGAAGAATTGCGCAGAGCACTAAGGTCCTTGCAGAAGGAGGATATGAGAAGATCTTCCGACAAACTTTTGAAACCGTTCCAGAAGAGCAGCTGCTGAATTCTTTTGCATGTTACTTGTCGACCTCAGCTGGGCCAGTTATGGGAGTTCTATATATATCCTCTGCCAAGCTTGCTTACTGTAGTGACAACCCTCTCTCCTACAAAAATGGTGGTCAAACCGAATGGAGCTACTACAAG GTAGTGATACCATTACATCAACTAAAAGCAGTGAATCCATCAACAAGCATAGTGAACCCTGCAGAAAAGTACATACAGGTAATATCGGTAGACAATCATGAGTTCTGGTTCATGGGTTTCTTGAACTATGAAGGCGCTGTGACATCTCTGCAAGAAGCTTTGCAAGCCGGTGGTGGTTTGCGGTCAGTGTGA